The Nocardia arthritidis genome has a window encoding:
- a CDS encoding cytochrome P450: MVDNARATIPQAPGALPIIGHARQFLSAPLRFVSELPRYGDVVRMRLGPSRVDFVCDPALTNTVLRDDATFDRGGVLFDRVREIVGEGLGNCPHSEHRWQRLMLQPVFTPAKVREYVPLMAEQIDAVTRGWRDSQVLDVLAETSLITSKTLVATLLSSSLPESVSRAAHDDLQVITNAVTRRMLMPRVLDRLPTPGKRRYDRARKCLRDTVTAIVDDRRSNADDRDDLISTLLAARHPTGRPLTDTEIFDQVVSFFLAGTETTADVLAWAAHLVSTDPGIQARLHAEVDTLPAEFAVTAEDLDRLELTGRIITETLRMYPPLWFLTRTVTADTELGSNVIPAGSTVAYSAYLLHHRPDLYEHPDRFDPDRWLPERAAGIPRNASIPFGTGRRKCIGDGFAVAETTLALATMIRRWQLEPLAGQHVRPARVGMLRPHALRIRVRSRPAAR; encoded by the coding sequence GTGGTGGACAATGCTCGTGCCACGATCCCCCAGGCGCCCGGAGCTCTTCCGATCATCGGTCACGCACGTCAATTCCTGAGTGCCCCATTGCGATTCGTTTCCGAACTACCCCGTTACGGCGATGTGGTGCGGATGCGGCTCGGACCGAGTCGAGTCGATTTCGTCTGCGATCCGGCGCTCACCAACACGGTGCTGCGCGACGATGCCACCTTCGACCGCGGTGGCGTCCTGTTCGACCGGGTGCGTGAGATCGTCGGTGAGGGGCTTGGCAATTGTCCACACAGTGAGCACCGCTGGCAGCGGCTGATGTTGCAGCCCGTGTTCACGCCCGCGAAGGTTCGTGAGTATGTGCCGCTCATGGCCGAGCAGATCGATGCCGTCACCCGGGGTTGGCGGGACAGCCAGGTGCTCGACGTGCTGGCGGAGACATCCCTGATCACCTCGAAAACCCTTGTGGCCACGCTTCTTTCGAGTTCACTGCCGGAATCCGTTTCCCGCGCGGCCCATGACGATCTCCAGGTCATCACCAATGCCGTAACCCGTCGCATGCTGATGCCTCGGGTGTTGGACCGGCTGCCGACACCGGGAAAACGCCGCTACGACCGTGCCCGGAAATGCCTGCGCGACACGGTAACCGCGATCGTCGACGATCGCCGCAGCAACGCCGACGACCGCGACGACCTGATCTCGACGCTGCTGGCCGCCCGCCATCCCACCGGGCGGCCGCTGACCGATACCGAGATCTTCGACCAGGTGGTCTCGTTCTTCCTGGCGGGCACCGAGACCACCGCCGACGTGCTGGCCTGGGCCGCGCACCTGGTGTCCACCGATCCCGGCATACAAGCCCGGCTACACGCCGAGGTCGATACGCTCCCTGCCGAATTCGCTGTTACCGCCGAGGATCTCGACAGGCTCGAGTTGACCGGCCGAATCATCACCGAGACGCTACGGATGTACCCGCCGCTGTGGTTCCTCACCCGCACGGTGACCGCGGACACCGAACTCGGCTCGAATGTCATCCCTGCGGGCAGCACCGTCGCCTACAGCGCCTATCTCCTGCACCACCGTCCCGATCTCTACGAACACCCCGACCGATTCGACCCCGACCGGTGGCTACCCGAGCGAGCCGCGGGCATCCCCCGCAACGCTTCCATCCCCTTCGGCACCGGACGCCGCAAATGTATCGGCGACGGGTTCGCGGTCGCCGAAACGACCCTCGCCCTGGCCACCATGATCCGTCGCTGGCAGCTGGAACCCCTTGCGGGCCAGCATGTCCGGCCCGCCCGGGTCGGCATGCTCCGGCCGCATGCCCTCCGGATCCGCGTCCGATCGCGGCCTGCCGCGCGTTGA
- a CDS encoding winged helix DNA-binding domain-containing protein — MPISDAHRRALLTTRHLPAPDARNISTDAVVDRVLALHATDPATVYLSAAARLAEPSHQEIERSLYDRSRLLRMTAMRGTLFVVSAALAPTLFAAISRVHGAARAAGLARFLDDDHGMLAGILEEVLTVLRVRGTVTTRELAAEIPLLQRQFVVSAGKPYESRRSLAAEVLFAMAADGRVVRAERRGGWTSNQHAWTAGPELPDIAVDEARVELARQWLSIFGPGTVADLKWWTGWTVTETRKALRDTETIEVLFDDGQHGHGLPSHLESIDEPDPSAAMLPALDPTPMGWRHRDFYLDPAHVPALFDRMGNIGPTIWWNGRIVGGWAQRADGTLATHLLDDPGRAARRAIEVEIDRIATYLDGRRFTPAYRTPLERELAGS; from the coding sequence ATGCCGATCTCCGATGCGCACCGCCGGGCGTTGCTGACGACCCGGCACCTGCCTGCACCGGACGCACGGAATATCTCGACCGATGCGGTGGTCGATCGCGTACTCGCCTTGCACGCCACCGATCCCGCGACCGTATATCTTTCCGCCGCAGCACGATTGGCGGAGCCATCGCATCAGGAGATCGAACGGTCGCTGTACGACCGGTCCCGATTGCTGCGCATGACCGCCATGCGCGGCACACTTTTCGTCGTGTCGGCGGCGCTGGCGCCAACGCTGTTCGCCGCGATCAGCCGCGTACACGGCGCGGCCAGGGCGGCGGGCCTGGCGCGGTTCCTCGATGACGATCACGGCATGCTCGCCGGAATCCTCGAGGAGGTGCTCACGGTGCTGCGGGTGCGCGGCACCGTGACCACTCGCGAGCTCGCTGCTGAAATCCCTTTGTTGCAGCGGCAATTCGTGGTGTCGGCGGGTAAGCCGTACGAGTCGAGGCGCAGTCTCGCGGCCGAGGTGCTGTTCGCGATGGCCGCGGACGGCCGGGTCGTGCGCGCCGAACGGCGCGGCGGCTGGACCAGCAACCAGCATGCCTGGACCGCCGGACCGGAGTTGCCCGACATCGCAGTCGACGAGGCCAGAGTGGAATTGGCCCGGCAGTGGTTGTCGATTTTCGGTCCCGGTACGGTCGCGGATCTGAAGTGGTGGACCGGATGGACGGTCACCGAAACCCGAAAAGCGTTGCGAGACACCGAGACTATCGAGGTTCTTTTCGATGACGGCCAACATGGGCACGGGTTGCCGAGCCACCTGGAGTCGATCGACGAGCCTGATCCGTCGGCGGCCATGCTGCCCGCGCTGGATCCGACGCCGATGGGGTGGCGGCACCGCGATTTCTACTTGGATCCGGCACACGTTCCTGCCCTGTTCGATCGCATGGGCAATATCGGCCCGACCATCTGGTGGAACGGTCGTATCGTCGGCGGTTGGGCGCAAAGGGCCGACGGTACATTGGCCACGCACCTGCTCGATGATCCCGGCCGTGCCGCCCGTCGAGCCATCGAGGTCGAAATCGACCGCATCGCAACCTATCTCGATGGCCGTCGATTCACGCCCGCCTATCGCACGCCGTTGGAACGCGAACTCGCCGGATCGTGA
- a CDS encoding phthiocerol/phthiodiolone dimycocerosyl transferase family protein, translated as MCSDSIVRPLAPTEAAFVQMGGFTGYSLIVDGPLDQGCLRLAFQLLRRSIPILATRLRSEGDEYLLVASGDAAEITTVRGDIDQPLAGSEMDPARALAGLHLVRDGDRTSVTLLTHHGIADAHHSLAIFDELWSLYTDLYESTRVGLENHCYPESLEQVLTDRGFPAAGGGASVRSTGTVLPISDKPAIFAHHRFESDATDRMLAYVRQHGLTVNGLISAAILRAESTRRGVAVSEIVYLYAADLRHRLVPPVAVLGGTTMLGTVLFQARSDRADLADLARDITDRGTADLSDGTVQRRARIPGLPPELEQTSYPIVNSSNWGRIPEFRLPVELVALEFRPAAFCPPVRMPVPPFYVITGFAGRLGIHIGANDPVELLFAQQKLAAVAAELGGITGT; from the coding sequence ATGTGCAGTGACAGCATCGTGCGCCCGCTGGCGCCGACCGAGGCGGCCTTCGTCCAGATGGGCGGTTTCACCGGGTATTCGCTGATCGTCGATGGGCCGCTGGATCAGGGGTGTTTGCGGCTCGCGTTCCAACTACTGCGACGGTCGATTCCGATATTGGCCACCAGGCTGCGATCCGAGGGCGACGAATACCTCCTGGTCGCGTCCGGCGACGCGGCCGAGATCACCACCGTGCGCGGGGACATCGACCAACCATTGGCCGGCTCGGAAATGGATCCCGCCCGCGCATTGGCCGGACTGCATCTGGTCCGCGATGGCGACCGAACATCGGTCACCCTGCTGACCCATCACGGTATTGCCGACGCACACCACTCGCTGGCGATCTTCGACGAGCTGTGGTCGCTCTATACGGATCTGTACGAATCGACGCGTGTCGGACTCGAAAACCACTGTTACCCGGAGTCTTTGGAGCAGGTGCTGACCGATCGCGGGTTCCCGGCGGCGGGCGGAGGTGCGTCGGTGCGGTCTACCGGGACCGTTCTCCCGATCTCGGACAAGCCCGCGATCTTCGCCCACCACCGCTTCGAATCCGATGCGACGGACCGGATGCTCGCGTATGTCCGACAGCACGGGCTGACCGTCAACGGCCTGATATCCGCGGCCATTCTGCGCGCCGAATCCACCCGGCGCGGTGTCGCGGTCTCCGAGATCGTCTACCTGTACGCGGCCGACCTGCGCCACCGACTGGTCCCACCGGTTGCCGTGCTCGGTGGCACGACAATGCTGGGAACCGTTCTCTTCCAAGCACGTTCGGATCGAGCTGACCTCGCAGACCTCGCCCGCGACATCACTGACCGTGGCACCGCCGATCTGTCCGACGGGACCGTGCAGCGCCGGGCCCGTATCCCGGGGCTTCCACCGGAACTGGAGCAGACCAGCTACCCGATCGTGAATTCCTCGAACTGGGGCCGTATCCCGGAGTTCCGGCTGCCGGTCGAGCTGGTGGCGCTGGAGTTCCGTCCGGCCGCCTTCTGCCCACCGGTGCGGATGCCGGTGCCACCCTTCTACGTCATCACCGGCTTCGCCGGACGCCTCGGCATCCATATCGGTGCCAACGACCCCGTCGAACTGCTGTTCGCACAACAGAAGCTGGCCGCGGTGGCCGCCGAGCTGGGCGGCATCACCGGCACCTGA
- a CDS encoding VOC family protein yields the protein MTFAPCLSVKDTSASLDFYKTLGFEFDSSTSHPGDDIHMMFYDGQFCAMIYLNDDLKTWLPVLADTPIGCAGMYYLGVDDLEATFAHISKHAEIVKPITKEPNNGQTMFYFRDLDGYVIGVNQNQPAPN from the coding sequence ATGACGTTCGCACCTTGCCTCAGCGTAAAGGACACCTCGGCCAGCCTGGATTTCTACAAGACTCTCGGATTCGAATTCGATTCCAGCACATCGCATCCCGGTGACGACATTCACATGATGTTCTACGACGGCCAGTTCTGCGCGATGATCTACCTCAACGATGACCTGAAGACCTGGCTGCCGGTTCTCGCCGACACGCCCATCGGCTGCGCGGGCATGTATTACCTCGGCGTCGACGATCTCGAGGCAACCTTCGCCCACATTTCCAAACACGCCGAAATCGTGAAACCCATTACCAAGGAACCGAACAACGGCCAAACCATGTTCTATTTCCGCGACCTCGACGGGTACGTCATCGGCGTCAATCAGAACCAACCGGCGCCGAACTGA
- a CDS encoding LLM class flavin-dependent oxidoreductase: MTVRTNPIDATATGVRPGEDIRYAFTIPNFGDFAEPRVFARCAQAVEAAGWDGLLTWDALVGEKWRHSRIADPWILLAAAGMVTTRIRFGTAVTPLPRRRIHKLAKEITTLDHLTEGRMILGVGSGDPIPDEYGAFGEPTSRATLAAILDESLDALDLIVTGKPVTYHGRHITIDDIDFPYTPIQRPRIPIWVGGDWKNPHVMARIARCDGALPAPGFRLPAPRTVRTWRHRIDEIRSATTQSVPIDLVLGGPTDLDRAADIVGPLAEAGVTWWNEAMPYNSTLENADATLRRIEQGPPRP; encoded by the coding sequence ATGACAGTTCGCACGAATCCCATCGACGCCACGGCCACCGGCGTGCGACCGGGCGAGGACATCCGATACGCGTTCACCATCCCGAACTTCGGCGATTTCGCCGAACCCCGGGTCTTCGCCCGCTGCGCGCAGGCGGTCGAGGCGGCGGGCTGGGACGGGCTGCTGACCTGGGACGCGCTCGTCGGCGAGAAATGGCGGCACTCCCGCATCGCCGACCCGTGGATCCTGCTCGCCGCGGCCGGGATGGTCACCACCCGCATCCGGTTCGGCACCGCGGTCACCCCGCTGCCGCGCCGCCGAATCCACAAGCTGGCCAAGGAGATAACCACTCTCGACCATCTGACCGAGGGCCGGATGATCCTGGGGGTCGGCTCCGGCGATCCGATCCCCGACGAATACGGCGCGTTCGGCGAACCCACCTCGCGGGCCACGCTCGCCGCGATCCTCGACGAAAGCCTCGATGCCCTCGACCTGATCGTCACCGGCAAACCGGTCACCTACCACGGTCGCCACATCACCATCGACGACATCGACTTCCCCTACACCCCGATCCAGCGGCCCCGGATCCCGATCTGGGTCGGCGGCGACTGGAAGAACCCGCACGTCATGGCCCGCATCGCACGCTGCGACGGCGCCCTCCCCGCACCGGGCTTCCGGCTCCCCGCCCCGCGCACCGTCCGCACCTGGCGCCACCGGATCGATGAAATCCGGAGCGCGACAACACAATCCGTCCCAATAGATCTGGTGCTCGGCGGCCCGACCGACCTGGACCGAGCCGCGGATATCGTCGGCCCGCTGGCCGAGGCCGGAGTGACCTGGTGGAACGAGGCCATGCCCTACAACTCGACCCTGGAGAACGCCGACGCCACGCTGCGTCGCATCGAACAGGGGCCACCGCGGCCGTAG
- a CDS encoding VOC family protein: MYALSPGQVVWFEFGTRDAEPIQKFYSELLGWTYELDPDSSIDGRRYIRIIAPGAPFPMGAIHETASAIEQINVSILSADVAADVDRLTKLGASVIVPATQVADVTWFAVLTDPRGNPFSLFSRSTSERFEERMQTGEQAIAESASKPLRGSMAWFEIGSTDPDATERFYTEAFGWRFEFDKDAGGKQYYNIFTGNQWPSGGMYDLRPDGPEYLVPSFLVGDVAELSEAAEKLGGVIEFGPDTNPDGLVYARLVDPSGNRFELFSNPGM; encoded by the coding sequence ATGTACGCACTGTCACCGGGCCAGGTCGTCTGGTTCGAGTTCGGCACCCGCGATGCCGAGCCGATTCAAAAGTTCTATTCCGAATTGCTCGGCTGGACATACGAACTCGATCCGGATTCGTCCATCGACGGCCGCCGCTACATCCGGATCATCGCGCCGGGGGCACCGTTCCCGATGGGGGCGATCCACGAAACCGCTTCTGCCATCGAACAGATCAACGTCTCGATCCTGTCCGCGGATGTCGCCGCCGACGTGGACCGCTTGACGAAGCTGGGCGCGTCGGTCATCGTGCCCGCCACCCAGGTCGCCGATGTCACCTGGTTCGCCGTGCTCACCGATCCGCGCGGCAACCCCTTCTCGCTGTTCTCCCGGTCGACCAGCGAGCGATTCGAGGAACGAATGCAGACCGGTGAGCAGGCCATCGCGGAGTCCGCGTCCAAACCACTGCGCGGATCGATGGCATGGTTCGAAATCGGTTCCACCGACCCCGACGCCACGGAGCGCTTCTACACCGAAGCGTTCGGCTGGCGCTTCGAATTCGACAAGGATGCGGGCGGTAAGCAGTACTACAACATCTTCACCGGCAACCAGTGGCCGTCCGGCGGCATGTACGACCTGCGCCCCGATGGACCCGAATATCTCGTACCGTCCTTCCTCGTCGGCGATGTCGCGGAGCTGAGCGAGGCAGCCGAGAAGCTCGGCGGGGTAATCGAATTCGGCCCCGATACCAATCCCGACGGCCTCGTCTACGCCCGCCTGGTCGATCCGAGCGGCAACCGTTTCGAGCTGTTCTCCAACCCCGGAATGTGA
- a CDS encoding NADPH-dependent F420 reductase, whose product MKIAVLGTGGGARCHTAKLLELGHDVYVGTRNPEATLGNTEPDQMGNPPYRDWAAEHPGATLDTFGAAAAAADVVISGIAGGHAVATLGAIRENLSGKTLIDYAVPYVYDHDSAHKWPTPWGFMPLLDPADSDSLAEQIQRALPDTRVVKSFVTQEQETVVDPKSVGGGDHTMFVAGDHDDAKDVAIQILREYGWTNILDLGSLVTARGLEMYAHFHAAVGLALGRTFGVKIV is encoded by the coding sequence ATGAAGATCGCCGTACTCGGCACCGGCGGCGGCGCCCGCTGCCACACCGCCAAACTCCTCGAACTCGGACACGATGTGTACGTCGGTACCCGCAACCCCGAAGCAACCCTCGGAAATACCGAGCCGGACCAGATGGGCAACCCGCCGTACCGGGACTGGGCCGCCGAACACCCAGGCGCCACCCTCGACACCTTCGGGGCCGCCGCCGCGGCGGCCGATGTGGTGATCAGCGGTATCGCGGGCGGGCACGCCGTTGCCACCCTCGGTGCGATCCGCGAGAATCTGAGCGGGAAAACGCTCATCGACTACGCGGTCCCCTACGTCTATGACCACGATTCGGCCCACAAATGGCCCACCCCTTGGGGATTCATGCCGCTGCTGGATCCGGCCGACAGCGACAGCCTCGCCGAACAGATCCAGCGCGCTCTTCCCGACACCCGGGTCGTGAAAAGCTTCGTCACCCAGGAGCAGGAGACCGTCGTCGACCCGAAATCGGTCGGCGGCGGGGACCACACCATGTTCGTCGCAGGCGATCATGATGACGCGAAAGACGTTGCCATCCAGATACTTCGAGAGTACGGCTGGACGAACATCCTCGATCTCGGCTCGCTGGTCACCGCACGAGGATTGGAAATGTACGCGCACTTCCACGCCGCCGTCGGACTGGCCCTCGGGCGCACCTTCGGCGTGAAGATCGTCTGA
- a CDS encoding nuclear transport factor 2 family protein, with amino-acid sequence MNIVDVAARWARQYEQAWGAMDLARMGQRYAPDCVGQHPFQDVVKGRDARVANLARIFPTVERYEVRFGTPYTRDNSSAVEYWVTSYGIDGSELTLAGVSLQEHTADGSATNVRDYLLMQPGIHTPPITWNK; translated from the coding sequence ATGAATATCGTCGACGTCGCGGCACGCTGGGCACGGCAGTATGAACAAGCGTGGGGTGCAATGGATCTCGCACGAATGGGCCAGCGCTATGCACCAGACTGCGTCGGCCAACACCCCTTCCAGGACGTGGTGAAAGGCCGTGACGCACGGGTGGCGAATCTGGCCCGCATCTTCCCCACCGTCGAACGCTACGAGGTGCGCTTCGGCACGCCCTATACCCGCGACAACAGCTCCGCGGTCGAATACTGGGTCACCAGCTACGGCATCGATGGCTCCGAGCTCACCCTCGCCGGCGTCAGCCTGCAGGAGCACACCGCCGACGGCTCGGCCACCAATGTGCGCGACTACCTGCTCATGCAACCCGGCATTCACACCCCACCCATCACCTGGAACAAGTAG
- a CDS encoding VOC family protein → MNAIAPNIGVTDMRATIAFYTRLGFTALPATGGPRVLLYDGDFALMLTPEKALRGWLKPHQDAPVGMFGILYLGVDDFERTVENWRPHVEVVKDVARTAAGGPPAFYFRDPDGYVIGVSPKQQIRKEQA, encoded by the coding sequence TTGAACGCCATCGCACCCAATATCGGCGTGACCGACATGCGGGCCACGATCGCCTTCTACACTCGGCTCGGATTCACTGCTCTGCCCGCGACGGGCGGACCGAGGGTGTTGCTCTACGACGGCGACTTCGCGCTGATGCTGACGCCGGAAAAGGCGCTCCGCGGCTGGCTGAAACCGCATCAGGACGCACCGGTGGGCATGTTCGGAATCCTCTACCTCGGCGTCGACGACTTCGAGCGCACCGTCGAGAACTGGCGGCCGCACGTCGAGGTAGTCAAAGACGTCGCGCGCACCGCCGCCGGAGGACCACCGGCGTTCTACTTCCGCGATCCGGACGGCTACGTCATCGGCGTCAGCCCCAAACAACAGATCCGAAAGGAACAGGCATGA
- a CDS encoding TetR/AcrR family transcriptional regulator — MSHIEEGGRAARHGVRRRDHIAAAAMTVIAERGIEGLTHRAAAEAAGVPLGSTTYYFADRDDLIGAALELAVQRYADYLADWAAEHGDATPGQVCAALTDAVLRCFGDHRERELLEFELYAAAARRPALRPHSDRFVELSTTALGRYFDPVTAAAGMHAMTGLILNGLAQGGPPDRAAVAAVLRHVLRVDEETIA; from the coding sequence GTGTCACATATCGAGGAAGGCGGCCGAGCCGCGCGGCACGGCGTTCGCCGCCGGGACCACATCGCCGCCGCGGCTATGACGGTGATCGCCGAGCGCGGTATCGAGGGACTTACCCATCGCGCCGCCGCCGAGGCGGCAGGTGTACCGCTCGGTTCGACCACCTACTACTTCGCCGATCGCGACGATCTCATCGGCGCCGCACTGGAATTGGCCGTGCAACGCTACGCCGACTACTTGGCCGACTGGGCCGCCGAACACGGTGACGCCACGCCGGGGCAGGTGTGCGCGGCGCTCACCGACGCGGTCCTGCGCTGCTTCGGTGACCATCGGGAACGCGAACTGCTCGAATTCGAGCTCTACGCGGCGGCCGCGCGGCGACCGGCGCTGCGCCCGCATTCGGATCGGTTCGTCGAGCTGTCGACGACGGCACTGGGCCGGTACTTCGACCCGGTCACCGCGGCCGCCGGGATGCACGCGATGACGGGGCTGATCCTCAACGGCTTGGCCCAAGGCGGCCCGCCTGACCGGGCCGCGGTCGCGGCCGTGCTGCGCCATGTGCTCCGGGTGGACGAGGAAACGATCGCGTGA
- a CDS encoding ATP-binding cassette domain-containing protein, whose product MAERSQVAHPAQWIVLEGAREHNLRNVSVRIPKNTITVFTGVSGSGKSSLVFATIAVESQRQLNETFTTFVRNRLPRYEKPDADRIAGLSTAVVVDQTPIGGNARSTVGTVTDIYSIIRVLFSRAGKPSAGMATMYSFNTPEGACPRCAGLGRATTVDLDAMIDKSLSLNQGALRFPLFAVGMVQWHMFAQSGLFDLDKPLERYTEAEWRHLIDGSDTEIKIRTKGGASTTYEGLVDKFNRLYLNRDLSTLSERTRKAVEQFTTQGLCPLCRGARLNQAALRTEIDGYTIADYSAMEVAELIEILGKIDHPLGTPLAEQAITGLRRLADIGLGYLTLGRETPTLSGGEAQRLKMVRFLGSALTGMTYIFDEPSVGLHPRDVGRMNKLLRELRDNGNTVLVVEHDRDVIAIADHVIDMGPAAGRHGGLIVYEGDYRGLCGADTATGRALRRERPMKTEFRTPTGYLRVEGADLHNLRDIAVDIPTGVLTVFTGVAGSGKSTLVSEVFAAEHPEAVVVDQGGLGSSPRSTPASHLGVMDGIRKAFAQANSVDAGRFSFNSTGACRTCGGRGEVTADMAFMDPVTTRCERCRGTRYDPDVLEYTLRGKNIVQVLGLTAEEAARFFTESTVRQRISTLVAVGLGYLTLGQPLSTLSGGERQRLKLAGELEKSGGIYILDEPTTGLHMSDIDTLLKLLDRIVDAGNTVLVIEHDLDVIEHADHIIDLGPDGGRHGGRVVFQGTPVELLAAANSHTADYLRRDLGYDLAE is encoded by the coding sequence ATGGCCGAGCGCTCGCAGGTCGCTCATCCCGCGCAGTGGATCGTGCTGGAGGGCGCGCGCGAACACAATCTACGGAACGTGTCGGTGCGGATTCCGAAGAATACGATCACCGTCTTCACCGGCGTCTCGGGGTCGGGGAAATCGTCGCTGGTATTCGCCACCATCGCGGTCGAATCCCAGCGGCAGCTCAACGAGACCTTCACCACCTTCGTGCGAAATCGGTTGCCACGCTATGAGAAACCGGATGCCGACCGGATCGCGGGCCTGAGCACAGCGGTGGTGGTCGACCAGACGCCGATCGGCGGCAACGCCCGCTCGACCGTCGGAACGGTCACCGACATCTACTCGATCATCAGGGTGCTGTTCTCCCGCGCCGGGAAACCGTCCGCGGGCATGGCCACCATGTACTCGTTCAATACCCCGGAGGGCGCATGCCCGCGGTGCGCCGGACTCGGCCGGGCCACCACCGTCGACCTCGACGCGATGATCGACAAGTCGTTATCGCTTAATCAAGGGGCGCTTCGGTTTCCGCTGTTCGCCGTAGGAATGGTGCAGTGGCACATGTTCGCCCAATCGGGGCTGTTCGACCTGGACAAGCCGCTGGAACGGTATACGGAAGCCGAATGGCGACACCTGATCGACGGTTCCGACACCGAGATCAAAATCCGCACCAAGGGCGGCGCGAGCACCACCTACGAGGGGCTGGTGGACAAGTTCAACCGGCTCTATCTCAACCGGGACCTTTCGACCTTATCGGAGCGGACGCGAAAAGCGGTGGAGCAGTTCACAACCCAGGGATTGTGCCCACTGTGCCGGGGTGCGCGGCTGAATCAGGCGGCGTTGCGCACCGAGATCGACGGGTACACCATCGCGGACTACTCGGCCATGGAGGTCGCCGAGCTCATCGAGATTCTCGGCAAGATCGATCATCCACTCGGCACGCCGCTGGCCGAGCAGGCCATCACCGGATTGCGCCGGCTGGCCGATATCGGTTTGGGCTATCTGACACTCGGCCGGGAGACGCCGACCCTGTCCGGCGGTGAGGCCCAGCGCTTGAAGATGGTCCGCTTCCTCGGCTCCGCACTGACTGGGATGACCTACATCTTCGACGAGCCCAGCGTCGGGCTGCATCCCCGCGACGTGGGTCGAATGAACAAGCTGTTGCGGGAATTACGCGATAACGGCAATACGGTGCTCGTCGTCGAGCACGACCGCGACGTGATCGCCATCGCCGACCATGTCATCGATATGGGCCCGGCGGCCGGTCGGCACGGTGGCCTGATCGTCTACGAAGGCGATTACCGCGGCTTGTGCGGGGCCGATACGGCGACCGGCCGGGCGCTGCGCCGCGAACGCCCCATGAAGACCGAATTCCGCACCCCCACCGGATATTTGCGGGTCGAGGGAGCCGACCTGCACAACCTTCGCGATATTGCCGTCGATATCCCCACCGGTGTGCTGACGGTGTTCACCGGCGTCGCGGGCTCCGGTAAATCCACGCTGGTGTCGGAGGTGTTCGCCGCCGAGCATCCGGAAGCCGTCGTGGTCGACCAGGGCGGTCTCGGCTCGTCGCCGCGCTCGACCCCGGCCAGTCACCTCGGGGTGATGGACGGTATCCGAAAAGCGTTCGCACAGGCCAACTCCGTCGACGCGGGCCGGTTCAGCTTCAACAGCACGGGCGCCTGCCGAACCTGCGGCGGCCGCGGCGAGGTCACCGCCGATATGGCGTTCATGGACCCGGTCACCACCCGCTGCGAACGCTGCCGGGGTACCCGTTACGACCCCGACGTGCTGGAATACACCTTGCGCGGCAAGAATATCGTGCAGGTGCTCGGCCTCACGGCCGAGGAAGCGGCGCGGTTCTTCACCGAATCGACCGTGCGCCAGCGCATCAGCACCCTGGTGGCGGTCGGCCTCGGCTATCTCACACTGGGACAGCCGCTTTCGACATTGTCCGGCGGGGAACGCCAACGGTTGAAACTCGCCGGTGAGCTCGAAAAGTCCGGTGGCATCTACATCCTGGACGAACCGACCACCGGACTGCACATGTCCGATATCGACACCTTGCTGAAGCTACTCGACCGGATCGTCGACGCGGGCAATACCGTGCTCGTCATCGAACACGATCTCGATGTCATCGAACACGCCGACCACATCATCGATCTCGGCCCGGACGGCGGTCGGCACGGCGGCCGTGTCGTCTTCCAAGGCACGCCGGTCGAGTTGCTCGCGGCGGCGAATTCGCATACCGCCGACTATCTTCGGCGTGATCTCGGATATGACCTCGCGGAGTGA